In Paenibacillus stellifer, the DNA window GGGTATCGGATTCAACCGCAAAGTCCGGGACAAGATTGATTTGTCTGCGGTCGAGAAGATGTTCATTCTCCGCAACCAGCAGGAGCAGGAGCAGTACAAACAGTTGATTCCCCAGGTCGACGAGAAGCTGATCGAGACCATTCATGAGATCGTGCTGTACATTATGCAGAATAGCCGCAAGCCGTTGAATGAGCACATTCATATTGCTCTGACGGATCATATTGCATTTGCGATCCGGCGCTATGAACAGAATGTTCCCTTTCATAATCCCTTTCTGTACGAAACGAGGGAGATTTATCCGGATGAGTATGCGATGGCGGAATATTCCGTGCACCGGATCAACGAGAAGATGGGAGTTGATCTCCCGCTTGATGAGATCGGTTTCGTGGCCCTTCATATCCACAGCGCGCTGAGCAACCGGCACATATCGGAAGTCCAGAAGCATTCCATGCTGATCAGCGATATGGTTAATCTGGTGGAGAACAACCTGAATTACCGCATTCCCCGGGACTCGCTCGATTACTCCAGGCTCGTTACTCATCTTCGGTTCGTGCTGGAGAGATTGCGTAGAGGCGAAACTGTGCAGGAGACTTCGTCGCTCGACGGGTTGATGAAAAGGGAGTACCCTGAAATGTATTCGCTTGCTTGGAAGCTGACCAAGGTTATCGAGCAGCGTATGCACCTGTCTGTCTATTCCGCCGAAGTAGGTTATCTGACCGTACATCTTCAGCGTCTCGCCCAGAAAAAAGACGATGAAGCGGATATGAACAACCGGACCGGAAGCTGACGATCTATGTGAGTTTTGTCAATATTTAGACTACATCTTGCAAGTCGAAATAATCGGTGCTACAATTACCACTGTTAATACCAGCAAAACAGAATACCTACGTGTTACTGATTCGATCAGGCATGAGTGATTTACAGTATTTTGGTTGTTTTTCCCCAACTCGGGGTAATCTAACTCTAGGGTTAGGACAACTGATTACTGTGACTACTCATGCCTTTTTTGCTATCTGTTTTGCTTGTACCATACACGACTTTAAATTAGGATAAGGAAGTGAACTTGAATGTTCAAAAAGCTTTTCGGCGTTTTACAGCGTGTCGGTAAAGCACTGATGCTTCCAGTCGCCATTCTTCCGGCAGCCGGCTTGCTGCTCGGAATTGGCAACATGCTCGTGAATCCAGACTTCCTGCAGTACGTTCCCGCTCTGGAGAACCACACGGTTCAGGCTATTGCCAATGTGCTCATGAACTCAGGTCAAATCGTATTCAGCAACCTGTCTCTGCTCTTCGCGGTAGGGGTTGCGATCGGTCTGGCCGGCGGTGAAGGCGTTGCAGGCCTCGCGGCCATTATCGGCTTCCTTGTCATGAACGTGACGATGGGAACCGCGCTCGGCATCAACAGCTATGTGCTGAGCAAAGGTGACTTCGCCTATGCCAGCGTGCTAGGGATTCCAACCTTGCAGACCGGCGTATTCGGCGGTATTCTAGTCGGTATTCTGGCCTCGGCCATGTACAAGCGATTCTTCAAGATCGAGCTTCCGTCTTATCTCGGATTCTTCGCAGGCAAGCGTTTCGTTCCGATCATGACAGCCGTTACGTCGCTGATTCTCGGTCTGGCGCTGACCATTATCTGGCCTCCGATCCAGCATGGTCTTAACTATCTGTCGCAGAACATGATCGATACGAACCGGACGCTCGCGGCATTTATATTCGGATTGATCGAACGCTCGCTCATTCCGTTCGGCCTGCATCATATCTTCTACTCGCCATTCTGGTACGAGTTCGGAAGCTATGTCAACAAGGCGGGACAGCTGGTCCGCGGCGACCAGAGCATATTCATGGCCCAGCTCCGCGACGGCGTTCCGTTCACGGCGGGTACCTTTACAACCGGTAAATATCCGTTCATGATGTTCGGCCTTCCGGCCGCAGCTCTGGCGATCTACCATGAAGCCAGACCGGAGAACAAGAAGGTTGTCGGCTCCCTGATGGTATCCGCGGCCTTGACTTCATTCCTGACAGGGATTACCGAACCGCTCGAGTTCTCGTTCCTGTTCGTGGCTCCGCTGCTGTTCGCGGTTCACGCCGTATTCGCGGGATTGTCCTTCATGACGATGCATATTCTCGGCGTCAAGATCGGCATGACCTTCTCCGGCGGCTTCATCGACTACGTGCTGTTCGGCATTATTCCGAACCGCACAGCCTGGTGGCTCGTCATTCCGGTCGGTCTGATCCTTGCGGTCATCTACTACTTCGGGTTCCGCTTCGTCATCCGCAAGTTCAACCTGAAGACTCCGGGCCGCGAAGATGTGGCAGACGATGATGCGGACGGAACCGAGAGTTCGGCAGCAGCAGTATCGACTGCCGGAGACGATCTGCCGCGCAACATCTTGTCCGCTCTGGGCGGACAGCCGAACATTGTTCATCTGGACGCCTGCATTACCCGGCTTCGTGTTGAGGTCAAGGATAAGGCTAACGTCGACAAGAACCGTCTGAAGAAACTGGGCGCTTCCGGCGTGCTGGAGGTGGGTAATAACGTACAGGCGATTTTCGGCACCCGTTCCGATACGATCAAGTCGCAGATTCAGGACGTCATGGCCGGCAGAACGCCGGCGGCTCCGATTGCGGCTGCTCCTCAGCCCGAGGCCGAGAAGCAGGCGGGCGAAGAAGGCCAGGCGATCATTCCTGAGGATATCGTATCGCCGGTCAACGGCGAACTGCTGGATATCACGCAGGTCCCGGATGCCGTGTTCTCGCAGAAGATGACAGGCGACGGCTTTGCGTTCCTGTCCAGAGACGGTAAAATCGCTTCCCCGGTATACGGTAAAGTCTTCAACGTATTCCCGAGCAAGCATGCGGTCGGCATCATGTCCGACGGCGGCAAGGAAGTGCTCGTCCATATCGGCGTCAATACCGTCAAGCTGAAAGGTCAAGGCTTCACGGTGCTCGTAGAAGAGGGCGATCTGGTGGCTGCCGGACAGCCGATCATGGAAGTGGATCTCGAGTATGTCAAGGCCCATGCGCCTTCGATCATCTCTCCGGTTATTTTCTCCAACCTGCCTGAAGGCTCTTCGGTAACGCTGAAGAAGCCGGGCAAGACAACCATTGGAGACAAAGACATCATCACGATTCAGTAAAAGTGAAAACCAGCGGCGCTTCCTTTATAATGGGGAAGCGCAAGCTGTTTTCCTTTTCTAGCAAACTACAGAAAGCGAGTGGGATTATTATGCAAAAAACATTCAGAATTACGGACGAAGACGGTATTCACGCACGCCCTGCAACTGCCCTGGTTAATACAGCTACCAAATTCAAGGGAACTGAAGCTTTTGCGGAAGCCAAAGGCAAAAAGGTTACTTTAAAGTCCATTCTTGGTGTTCTTTCTTTGGGTCTTGAAGCCGGAGAAAGCCTGACATTGATCACGGAGGGCGCCGAAGAAGCCGAAGCGCTCAGCGCACTTGAGGAAGTTTTGGTTAAAGAAGGGCTGGGAGAGTTGAATGAGTAAAATTTCAGGAATCGCGGCTTCGGCAGGGATTGCAGTGGCGCGCGCCTTTATCCTGGAACATCCCGATTATACGATCTCCAAGAATACGGTAGCGGATGTTCAGGCTGAAGTTGCCAAACTGGACGATGCGCTGGATAAATCCAGAGCGGAGCTGCAGCGTATCAAGGAGCGCACCTTGGCTGAGCTTGGCGAGAAGAAGGCGGAGATTTTCGAATCCCACCTGCTTATTCTGGACGATCCGGAACTGATCAACCCGGTCAAGGACAAAATCCGGGAAGAAGTCGTTAACGCGGATTATGCCATGAACGAGGTGTCCGCCCAGTTCGTATCCATGTTCGAAAATATGAAGAGCGCGTATCTTCAGGAACGCGCTGCCGATATGCGCGACGTGACGAAGCGCGTGCTGAATCATCTGCTGGGCATTCACTATGTGAGCCCTGCCGAGATCAGCGAGGAGGTCGTCGTTATCGCCGAGGACCTTACGCCTTCGGATACGGCGCAGTTGAACCGCCGTTATGTCAAAGGCTTCACGACCAACATCGGGGGCCGCACTTCGCATTCCGCCATCATGGCCCGTTCGCTGGAAATTCCGGCTGTCGTCGGAACGAAGAACGTGCTGTCCCAGGTGAAGGCGGGCGATCTGGTCATCGTCGACGGACTGAGCGGCGATGTGCTGATTAACCCGAGCGAAGCCGAGGTTGTTGAATATACAGCGAAGCAGGAAGCGTACAATCTGCAGATTGCAGAATGGAAGAAGCTTCGCGATGAGCCGTCGGTTTCGGCCGATGGCAAGCATGTGGAGCTTGCGGCGAATATCGGCACACCCAATGATGTGACAGGTGTGGTTGAGAACGGCGGCGAAGGTGTAGGCCTGTACCGCACCGAGTTCCTGTACATGGGACGCGACAAGCTGCCGTCTGAAGATGTACAGTTCAACGCTTATAAGACCGTTCTGGAGAACATGAACGGCAAGCCGGTTGTTGTCCGCACACTGGACATCGGCGGCGACAAGGAACTGCCGTATCTGGATCTTCCGAAGGAAATGAACCCGTTCCTCGGATTCCGTGCCGTTCGCCTCTGTCTCGACCGCCAGGATATCTTCCGCACACAGCTGCGCGCTCTGCTAAGAGCGAGCGTGTACGGAAATCTCCGCATCATGTTCCCGATGATCGCAACGCTGACGGAATTCCGCGCTGCCCGCGATCTGCTGCTTGAAGAGAAGGCCAAGCTTCAGGCGGAAGGACAGGAAGTGTCGGACAGCATCCAGCTCGGCATCATGGTCGAAATTCCGTCCACGGCCGTTCTGGCGGACCAGTTCGCCAAGGAAGTCGACTTCTTCAGCATCGGTACTAACGATCTTATCCAATATACAATGGCAGCCGACCGCATGAACGAGCGGGTGTCCTATCTGTATCAGCCTTACAATCCGGCCATTCTGCGCCTGATCAAGAATGTCATCGACGCGGCCCACGCCCAGGGCAAGTGGACGGGAATGTGCGGCGAGATGGCCGGCGACTCCACCGCCATTCCGCTGCTGCTGGGTCTCGGACTTGACGAGTTCAGCATGAGCGCGACCTCCATTCTTCCGGCACGGAGCCAGATTTCGAAGCTGTCCGCCGAGGACATGAAGACGCTGGCATCCAAGGCTCTGGAGATGGGTACGGCGGAAGAGGTTGTCGCTCTGGTTCGCTCGATCGGCAACTGATTCCCGGTCTGGCGAGGTTGTAATCCTTTTTTGCAATCTATCACTTTTCCGCTATACTTATGAGGCTGGTCCCACCTTGGGCCAGCCTTTTTTTCATATATGATGATCAGCTTCGCACTTCTTCCACACTAAGTTCACATAATAGACATATATGAAGGGTATAAATATTGGTTTTGAGATGTTTTTGCACATATACGCAGGTTATAATTTTAAAATTAAAGGGAATTGCGGTAGGGTATTTAGGAAGCCCTATTGTAATCCGATATATCAAGTAGAACGACCAGGATTGACCCAAACCTGTGAGCGAGAGCTTGCATATCCTGTATTGACACAGGCTTTTCTCTCGGTGCATCACGTATAGGTCACAGGACAATTGGGCATATATGGATCTAAAAACTTCCGGCTTCTCGCACGGAAGCGATAGGATGGTGGAGGCAGTGAAGAGCAATTACATGAACGCAGAGCCAATGGAAGACCGTTATGAAGGCAGGGATCTCGGTCTCAGTTACACTCCGGAGAGCAGTACGTTCAAAGTATGGGCGCCTGCAGCGTCAGCCGTGTCGCTAGTGCTATATGATACAGGCGGAGATGGACGCGGAACCGCGGACTCATCCGATGATGCCAGACTGGCCTACATGCTCCGCCGGGACGGCGGCGTCTGGCAGGTCCGGATATCCGGCGATCTGAATGGTAAATTCTATATGTACCGCGTCGTCTACGGTGACGGAACGATCGTCGAGGCGGCTGATCCCTATGCTGTCGCCGTATCCGTGAACGGGTTGCGTTCTGCTGTCGTTGATATGCGGAGCACCGATCCGTCAGGGTGGGCGCAGGATCAATGTCCGGTAACGGCCAATCCGGTGGACGCGGTTATCTACGAACTGCATGTCCGCGATTTCTCAAGCCATGAGAGCTCGGGGGCTGCATATAAAGGGAAATACAAAGCTTTTACCGAAAGCGGACTTCGCGATTCTGAAGGAAGAACGCTGGGCATCGACCATTTAAGCGAGCTTGGCGTCACGCATGTTCATCTTATGCCGGTATTCGATTTTCAGACGGTGAACGAGCTTCCGGTTAGCGGTGCGGCTTCCGGAGAAGAGGGCGGGTATAACTGGGGCTACGATCCCCAGCACTATAACGCTCCCGAAGGCTCCTACAGCACGGATGCGGCGGAACCCGCCCGGCGTATTTCGGAATTCAAGGAAATGGTGCTGGCGCTGCATCACAAGGGCATCTCCGTCGTGATGGATGTGGTGTACAATCATACGTACTCGGTGGAAAAAGGGCCGTTCGAGGCGTTTGCGCCCGGCTATTATTACCGGCATGATTATGCGGGACGCCTCTCCAACGGCTCCGGCGTGGGCAACGAGCTGGCAACGGAACGGCCGATGGTGCGCAAATTCATCAAGGATTCGATCCGCCATTGGGCTACCGAATACCATATCGACGGCTTCCGCTTCGATCTGATGGGACTGATCGATACGGTTACGATGCGTGAGATTGCCCGGGAGATCCGATTGGAGCTCGGGCGCTGCCTGATTTTCTATGGCGAGCCTTGGACCGGAGGCGATTCCCCTCTTGTATCGAAGACGCTGAAGGGCGCGCAGAGAGGAAAGGGCTTCGCCGTCTTTAACGACAATTTCCGGTCGGCTATCAAGGGAGACAGCGATGGCTGGGGCAGAGGCTTCATTACCGGAGAGCAGGGCAGGGAAGGTGCGGTGGCGGCCGGTATTATCGGGGCCGTTCACGATTTTACGGATTCCCCCACGGAGAGCGTCAACTATACGACAGCGCATGACAATTTGAATCTGTGGGATAAGCTTCTCGCAGTTCAAGGTATGCGCCAGGCGGCCCGGCTGCCGGAACTCGACAACGGAAGGCTCAAGAACGGCGGCAGCCTTGAAGAGGCGGTGGCGGCGGCCAATCCTTATATCGGCCTGGAAGAAGAGCCAGTGCTGGATAATGAGCTGGTCAGACGCTCGCTGCTGGCAGGGGGCATCGTGCTCACCTCGCAGGGCATCCCGTTCCTTCAAGCCGGAGACGAATTGCTGCGCAGCAAGTTCGGCGATCATAACAGCTACCGGAGCGGCGATGCCATCAATGCGATCCGGTGGAGCAACAAAGCCAGATTCCAGCCCGTGTTCGATTATTACAAAGGGTTGATCGCGCTTCGCCGGAGCCACCCGGCATTTCGGCTGCGGGGGCGTCAGGAGATCGAGCGGTCGCTTGATTTCTTCCGCTGCGACGGCGGCGTTGTGGCCTATACGCTTAAGAATCATGCCGGAGGCGATGGCTGGAACAATATTGCGGTGCTCTTTAACGCGAACCCCTGGCCGGTTACGGTGAAGCTGCCGCTGGGCTGCAAGTCCTGGAATGTGGCGGTCGATCATACGCGGGCGGGCGCTGAAGGCTTCCGCAGGATCGAAGGCGAAGAGGTTGTGGCAGAAGGGCTGTCGATGATGGTCCTGTACGACGAGAGTGGAAAGGCACCCCGCCGGGCCAAGACGGTCGAGGTGCATTATGAACGCTCGGACGGCGACTACAGAGGCTGGAACATCTGGGTGTGGGACACCGGGATTCAGGATGGCCAGACCGATTTCCGTTTCATGGAAGACGGCCGGGCTGTCGCCGTCATTGAGCTTCATCCGCAGACCCGGGCGTTCGGTTATATTCTGCGGGTCAATGATTGGGAAGCGAGGGACGGCAGCACCGACCGGTTCATCCAATGCCCGGAAGGAGAAGACGATTTCAAAGTGCTGATCCGGGATTCCGGCAGCGGAGCGATTATCGAGCCGCAGCTTTCGTTAACAAGCTGAACCGGTACGAATCCACCTTTAACAAAAAAATAGTATGCAGCAACTCAGGCTAAAAGCGCTCCGGTCCGCGAATGCGGCGCCGGAGCGCTTTTTTACACATTGGAATTGGAAGATTCAGTACCGGCTGTTCTCCTGCTCCGGACAACCTTCGTCCATATCCTCTTTGAACAGATTGGCTTCGTTGCCCCCATGGCTCTTGGAACGGTACATCGCAAGATCGGCTGCCCGAAGCAGCTCATTGATCGTGCTTCCATGCTCCGGATACAGGGATACCCCAATGCTCGCCGATGTGCGGAAGCTGGAGCCGTTAACCGCCCATGACTTGTTGAACAGCTGGAGCAGCTTGTCCAGGACATCATTCAGATTCTCGGGGGCGGAATTCAAATGCAGCACGACGGCGAACTCGTCGCCTCCAATCCGGAAGGCTTGTCCTAGCCCCTTCACCGACTGCTGAAGCTCGCCGGACAGCTGCTGGAGGAACTCGTCGCCGGCCAGATGTCCCAGCGTATCGTTCAGCTGCTTGAACCGGTCGCAATCCAGGAGCGCCAGTGCAAGCTTCGGCTTCGCGGGACCGTCCTGACCGATCAGATTCTCCATATACATTTTAAAATGCGCACGGTTCGGAATGGAGGTCAGATGGTCGTAGAATGCAAGCTTGTGCAGCCGTTCTTCATACTGCTTCCGCTGCGTAATCTCCCGGGATACCAGCATGAACTGGGCCGGGACGGCCTGATTGCCTCTGACCGGGGTAACTTTTGTCTCCATCCATACCCAGTGGCCATCGGCTCCTCTCATTCTCAGCTCTGCCATCCGGGGAGCGGTCTGAACGACACTTCGCAGCTTGGCCCAGGCAATTTCCGGCTCCCGGATGTAGGAGGCCAGAGGTTCCCCTTTCATGGGCACATAGCCGAGCGCCGAGAAATGCGACGGGGAAGCGTACAGAATGAGCCCGTTCGGATCGGTCAGAAGAATATAGTCGGATATCGTCTCTCCGATCAGCCTGTACATCGCCTGCTCCTCGCGCATTTCGCTTTGAAGCGAGAAAATCCGCCGGAACAAATACAGAATCAGAAGGAGAAGCAGGAATAATGCGAGCGTGTATACCGCGAATATCGCGCTCTTATGGCTGGAGAAGTCGCTCGTGACGAGCTCCGCATAGCTTCCGAACAGCTTCGCCGCTGCCTCCAGACTCTCGTGGGCTTCGTTCAGATTCCCGTTGTCCGGAGACAGAACGCCGTCTCCCTCGAAGTCCCCTGCCGACGCTTCGCTGTACAGCATTAGCCTCCGCACATCGTTCTGCCACAAATTAAGCGAATGGGTCGTATCGTGGAGCCGGGAGCCGATGTTCTGCAGCAGCTCTCTGCTCTTCGCATTCTCGTAGTAGGGCTTATCGTCTTCCAGACTCTGACTGACCGCGTTCACATTTTGCCAGACAAGAGCTAAATCCTCCTCGAACCGTTCTCTGTATTCCTTCTTCCGGCTGTCCGGAAGGGAAGCGCTGTATGCCGTTTGAAGCGATCTCGACGACTGTGACAGCGCCTTTTCCGCCTCAAGCACAAGAGCGGTGTTCCGGTAAATATTATGATACAGAGTCTCCGAGAACCGGTTGATTGTCAGATTCAAGTACATTATGGAGCAGATGCTTACGCCAATAAGCAGCAGCGTTATGGCGGCGAACATGGCGATCAATTTACGGGTTGCTCGGGTTTCGCTAAAGCCAGCCACTGTTTTCCTCTCCTTGCGAAGCATAGTATTAATGTATCAATCGTCATAGACTGACGGTCGGTCGGTAGCTTAAGCTGATGAAAACAAGAAAGGAGCGTTCAGGATGCCGATCCGGACCGTTAAGCCTGCGGAGGACCGAAAGAAGGAGATTATCGGCGCCGCCGGAAGGCTGTTCCAAACCAAAGGATATGTGAACACCACCGTTGAAGACGTCATACGTGAGACCGGGATTGCGAAAGGGACATTTTATTATCATTTTCCTTCCAAGGAGACTCTTCTGTGCTCTGTTCTGGAGACCAGGCTCGATGAACTGGAACGGAATGTTGTGCAGATTGCCGGCCATTCCGAATGGAATGCCGAGCAGAAGCTTCAGGAGACGCTTAAGGCCATCTTTGCCTCAGGTGAGGCGGACAGACAGAAGAACGGCGCAGGAGAATACGGGATTGACCCGATTGTTCATGTCAAGCTGACCCGGATGTTTCATCAGAAACTGGAGCCCTCGCTTGTACGAATCGTTGAGCAGGGGACCCAGGAAGGAGCATTTCACGTTCCTTATCCGCGTGAAGTGACCGTTCTTCTGCTGCACGGGATTACAGCCTATGTACAGGACCATCTGAGCATGCCGGACGATCAGGTCCTGTTCCGCCAGATGATGTCCGTCATTGATTATGTATTGAAAAGCACGCTTCATATTAATAATCATCCCGGGAATCCTCCTATTGGACCTTATTAAACCAATCAAGGTACCGACTAAACAAGAAAAGGAGAATTTGAAATGGCGCTTAACGGCGTACCGGACCGGCGCGTCCGGCGCATCGGCATTCGCAAGTCAGTTTCGCTGGCTTCCCTGGTTCTGCTTCCTGTAACACTGAATTATTTTTCTCCATATCTGATTATTGACGGCCTTTTTCATGGTGTATTGGCAGGAGCCTTTTTCGTTTGGGCGGGCTTTTTCCTGAGCGGCCTGATCGCAGGACGTGCGGCTTGCGCCTATATTTGTCCGTACGGCGGCCTTCAGACGGCGCTGGACGAATGGACGCATAAACCTTTGAGACCTATTACCCACTTGAAGCCCGTCCGATACGTGCTTGCCGTTATCTGGCTTGCTTTTATTTTGTATCCGCTGTTGAAATCGGCGGGAGTGCTTCAAGTGCAGCCGCTTTATTTGACGGAGGGCATCGTTTCAGTTGACAACTGGGGGAAAGCGGTGTTCATGGTTGTTCTTGTCGTACTGCTCTCCATTCTTCCTCTTCTCTTCGGAAAAAGAGCCACCTGCCACTATTTATGCCCGATGTCGATCTTGAATACGGCGGGAAGCAGGATCGGACGGCTGCTGCGCATCCCATCGCTGCGACTTAAGTCGGACTCGTCCAAATGCGTGTCCTGCGGCTCCTGCAGCCGGGCCTGCACGATGAGCCTGGATGTGAGGGAGATGGTGAAGAGCGGCAGGATGTACCATTCCGACTGCATTATGTGCGGAGCCTGCACGGAGGTGTGCCGGAGCGGGGCGGTGGTCCGCTGTTTCGGCAGACCGGGTAGCGAAGGCCGGCCCGCGCCGAACGGGGAGGAGCCAGAAGACGAACGCAAGCAGGCATAACGAAACCGCCCGCGGATACCGTACAAGTCCGCGGGCGGTTTTGTCATGATTATGAAAGGCAATGCCTATGCTCCCGGTCGGTTACTCGCTCCGGAGGGCATAGATCGGACGCATTCTCGCCGCCTTGTTGGCCGGCATCATTCCGAAGATAACACCGATCAGAAGCGAGAAGACGAAGGAGATGAGAACCATGTCCCAGGAGGTGGCTACGTTCATGGTCGTGTAGTTGCCGATCGCCCAGCTAGCTCCTAGACCGATTCCTACGCCGAGAAGACCCCCGAAGCCGCTAAGTACGACCGATTCGATCATGAACTGCATCAGAATGTTCATTTTCTTGGCACCGATCGCTTTGCGGATGCCGATCTCCCTTGTGCGTTCATTGACCGACACGATCATAATATTCATGATCCCGATGCCGCCGACGAAGAGCGAAATGCCTGCAATGCCGCCGAGTGCGAGGGAGAGGGTGTCGCTTGTGGAAGAGACGGTCTCCAGCATTTCCTGCGAGTCGAAGACGGAGAACGCACTGTCCGAATTGCTGAACTTCTGGTACAGCTGGGCTTCGATCATGTCTTTTACAGTAGTGACATTATCATCCGAGGTCGTGGCGATCGTTATGGAACGCACGCCTTTGCTCTGAAGGAACCGCTCCGCGGTCGAAATCGGAATCAGAATCGTCTCGTCGCTGGAGCCGCTGAGGCTTGAGCCCTTGGACTCCAGAAGTCCGACGATCAGGAAGCCGGTACCGTTGAGCTGAACTTTCTCCCCTACGGGGTTAACCCCTTCGCCAAACAGGGTCTCGGCTGTATCGCTCCCGATGAGCGCTACCTTTTGCCGGTATTCGGTATCGATATCGAGCAGCCAGCGGCCGGACTGGACATGAAAACTCTGGACTGATTCATATGCAGGGGTAACGCCCTGAACGGTTACGCTCGTATTTTCCGTGCCATATTTGGCTGTCACACTGCCTGAAATAACGGGGGATACATCCTTGACGCCTTCAATATCTCCGAGCGCGAGGGCTTCTTCATAAGTTAGCGACGTGGTGGCTCCGCGTCCCATAATGTTGACCGTCAGCAGATTCGTTCCGAGGGAGCTGAGCTGCTCCGTAATCTGCGAAGTCGTCCCTTTGCCCACCGATACGAGCGTGATGACGGAGGAGACCCCGATGATAATGCCCAGCATGGTCAGAAAAGCCCGCATCTTGCCGCTCAGAATGCTCTTGATCGCCATCTTCAGACTCTGATAGAACATCATCAGACATTCCTCCGATCTTCCACCAGATTTCCGTCCTGAATCCGGATAACCCGTTTGGCCTGCTGTGCGATGTCGAGGTCATGGGTGATCAGGATAATGGTGTGTCCTTGGCTGTTCAGCTCTTTGATCATCTGCATGACTTCCTTGCCCGTATGCGTATCCAGTGCGCCGGTCGGCTCATCCGCCAGCAGAATAGGCGGGGAACCAGCGAGCGCTCTGGCGATTGCCACCCGCTGCTGCTGGCCGCCCGACAGCTCGGAGGGCCGGTGGTCCATTCTTCCGTCCAGACCGACGCGAATCAGGGCCTGCATGGCGGCCTCTCTTCTCTCGCGATGGGACACTCCGCGATAAATCAAGGGAAGCTCGACGTTCTCAACCGCTGACAGCTTGGGCAGCAGGTTGAAGTTTTGAAAAATAAATCCGATCTTCTCATTGCGGATTTGCGCGAGCTTGTTATCGGACATCTTGCGAATTTCCTGTCCGTCCAGAAAATAATCACCCTCGGTTGCCACATCCAGGCAGCCGAGCATATTCATTATTGTGGATTTTCCCGAACCCGAGGGGCCGATAATCGCGACAAATTCGCCCATATCGATCGTAAAGGTCAAGCCTCTGAGAATGGTCATGGATTCGTTGGCCATCGTGTACCGGTGAATCAGATTCTCAACCCGGATGAGCGGCTGCGCAGTCGTCATCGGCTGCCGCCTCCCATCGGGCCTCCG includes these proteins:
- the glcT gene encoding glucose PTS transporter transcription antiterminator GlcT, with protein sequence MGSISVAKVLNNNVIIADHPQYDEVVVIGKGIGFNRKVRDKIDLSAVEKMFILRNQQEQEQYKQLIPQVDEKLIETIHEIVLYIMQNSRKPLNEHIHIALTDHIAFAIRRYEQNVPFHNPFLYETREIYPDEYAMAEYSVHRINEKMGVDLPLDEIGFVALHIHSALSNRHISEVQKHSMLISDMVNLVENNLNYRIPRDSLDYSRLVTHLRFVLERLRRGETVQETSSLDGLMKREYPEMYSLAWKLTKVIEQRMHLSVYSAEVGYLTVHLQRLAQKKDDEADMNNRTGS
- the ptsG gene encoding glucose-specific PTS transporter subunit IIBC, whose protein sequence is MFKKLFGVLQRVGKALMLPVAILPAAGLLLGIGNMLVNPDFLQYVPALENHTVQAIANVLMNSGQIVFSNLSLLFAVGVAIGLAGGEGVAGLAAIIGFLVMNVTMGTALGINSYVLSKGDFAYASVLGIPTLQTGVFGGILVGILASAMYKRFFKIELPSYLGFFAGKRFVPIMTAVTSLILGLALTIIWPPIQHGLNYLSQNMIDTNRTLAAFIFGLIERSLIPFGLHHIFYSPFWYEFGSYVNKAGQLVRGDQSIFMAQLRDGVPFTAGTFTTGKYPFMMFGLPAAALAIYHEARPENKKVVGSLMVSAALTSFLTGITEPLEFSFLFVAPLLFAVHAVFAGLSFMTMHILGVKIGMTFSGGFIDYVLFGIIPNRTAWWLVIPVGLILAVIYYFGFRFVIRKFNLKTPGREDVADDDADGTESSAAAVSTAGDDLPRNILSALGGQPNIVHLDACITRLRVEVKDKANVDKNRLKKLGASGVLEVGNNVQAIFGTRSDTIKSQIQDVMAGRTPAAPIAAAPQPEAEKQAGEEGQAIIPEDIVSPVNGELLDITQVPDAVFSQKMTGDGFAFLSRDGKIASPVYGKVFNVFPSKHAVGIMSDGGKEVLVHIGVNTVKLKGQGFTVLVEEGDLVAAGQPIMEVDLEYVKAHAPSIISPVIFSNLPEGSSVTLKKPGKTTIGDKDIITIQ
- a CDS encoding HPr family phosphocarrier protein, with product MQKTFRITDEDGIHARPATALVNTATKFKGTEAFAEAKGKKVTLKSILGVLSLGLEAGESLTLITEGAEEAEALSALEEVLVKEGLGELNE
- the ptsP gene encoding phosphoenolpyruvate--protein phosphotransferase, yielding MSKISGIAASAGIAVARAFILEHPDYTISKNTVADVQAEVAKLDDALDKSRAELQRIKERTLAELGEKKAEIFESHLLILDDPELINPVKDKIREEVVNADYAMNEVSAQFVSMFENMKSAYLQERAADMRDVTKRVLNHLLGIHYVSPAEISEEVVVIAEDLTPSDTAQLNRRYVKGFTTNIGGRTSHSAIMARSLEIPAVVGTKNVLSQVKAGDLVIVDGLSGDVLINPSEAEVVEYTAKQEAYNLQIAEWKKLRDEPSVSADGKHVELAANIGTPNDVTGVVENGGEGVGLYRTEFLYMGRDKLPSEDVQFNAYKTVLENMNGKPVVVRTLDIGGDKELPYLDLPKEMNPFLGFRAVRLCLDRQDIFRTQLRALLRASVYGNLRIMFPMIATLTEFRAARDLLLEEKAKLQAEGQEVSDSIQLGIMVEIPSTAVLADQFAKEVDFFSIGTNDLIQYTMAADRMNERVSYLYQPYNPAILRLIKNVIDAAHAQGKWTGMCGEMAGDSTAIPLLLGLGLDEFSMSATSILPARSQISKLSAEDMKTLASKALEMGTAEEVVALVRSIGN
- the pulA gene encoding type I pullulanase; the protein is MNAEPMEDRYEGRDLGLSYTPESSTFKVWAPAASAVSLVLYDTGGDGRGTADSSDDARLAYMLRRDGGVWQVRISGDLNGKFYMYRVVYGDGTIVEAADPYAVAVSVNGLRSAVVDMRSTDPSGWAQDQCPVTANPVDAVIYELHVRDFSSHESSGAAYKGKYKAFTESGLRDSEGRTLGIDHLSELGVTHVHLMPVFDFQTVNELPVSGAASGEEGGYNWGYDPQHYNAPEGSYSTDAAEPARRISEFKEMVLALHHKGISVVMDVVYNHTYSVEKGPFEAFAPGYYYRHDYAGRLSNGSGVGNELATERPMVRKFIKDSIRHWATEYHIDGFRFDLMGLIDTVTMREIAREIRLELGRCLIFYGEPWTGGDSPLVSKTLKGAQRGKGFAVFNDNFRSAIKGDSDGWGRGFITGEQGREGAVAAGIIGAVHDFTDSPTESVNYTTAHDNLNLWDKLLAVQGMRQAARLPELDNGRLKNGGSLEEAVAAANPYIGLEEEPVLDNELVRRSLLAGGIVLTSQGIPFLQAGDELLRSKFGDHNSYRSGDAINAIRWSNKARFQPVFDYYKGLIALRRSHPAFRLRGRQEIERSLDFFRCDGGVVAYTLKNHAGGDGWNNIAVLFNANPWPVTVKLPLGCKSWNVAVDHTRAGAEGFRRIEGEEVVAEGLSMMVLYDESGKAPRRAKTVEVHYERSDGDYRGWNIWVWDTGIQDGQTDFRFMEDGRAVAVIELHPQTRAFGYILRVNDWEARDGSTDRFIQCPEGEDDFKVLIRDSGSGAIIEPQLSLTS